A genomic stretch from Thermoanaerobaculia bacterium includes:
- the queG gene encoding tRNA epoxyqueuosine(34) reductase QueG encodes MNRRADAAWVKELALAAGFARAGIATVAPSATGAANDRWIGEGGHADMAYLERHAALRRDPRDLLPAARSVLCVALDYAPPADSPEPAGDFWPGVARYARGQDYHDSLREKLGKVKVAIEAEVPEIEARICVDTAPLLEREWAARAGLGAFGKNTNLLHPESGSFFLLAELLLSLDLAPDLPVSDLCGACTRCVEACPTGALSAYRLESSRCISYWTIEQRGDIPPAIRAGMGEWVFGCDICQEVCPWNGDPVGELAAEFATPPARQQLSLAGVLGGEEGDLRALLRGSPLLRPKVDGLKRNVAVAMGNRRDPGYIASLAEALESGSPVVRRHSAWALGEIGTVEAKEILQRALEGEADPVQRFELETALGPL; translated from the coding sequence ATGAACCGCCGCGCCGATGCCGCCTGGGTCAAGGAGCTCGCGCTCGCCGCGGGCTTCGCGCGCGCCGGCATCGCCACCGTCGCTCCCTCCGCGACGGGCGCTGCCAACGACCGCTGGATCGGTGAAGGCGGGCATGCCGACATGGCCTATCTCGAGAGGCATGCCGCGCTGCGCCGGGATCCTCGCGACCTCCTTCCCGCCGCGCGGAGCGTTCTTTGCGTCGCGCTCGATTACGCTCCGCCCGCCGACTCCCCCGAACCCGCAGGAGACTTCTGGCCGGGTGTCGCGCGCTACGCGCGCGGGCAGGATTACCACGATTCCCTGCGCGAAAAGCTCGGTAAAGTAAAAGTGGCGATCGAAGCGGAGGTGCCGGAAATCGAGGCGCGGATCTGTGTCGATACGGCCCCGCTCCTCGAGCGGGAGTGGGCGGCGCGTGCCGGTCTCGGTGCGTTTGGCAAGAACACCAACCTCCTGCACCCCGAAAGCGGGTCCTTTTTTCTATTGGCCGAGCTTTTGCTTTCTCTGGATCTGGCACCGGACCTGCCGGTCTCCGACCTCTGCGGGGCTTGCACGAGGTGTGTGGAGGCCTGTCCGACCGGCGCGCTGAGCGCCTACCGGCTCGAGAGCTCGCGCTGCATCAGCTACTGGACGATCGAGCAGCGCGGCGACATTCCGCCCGCGATCCGGGCGGGGATGGGGGAGTGGGTCTTCGGCTGCGACATCTGCCAGGAGGTCTGCCCCTGGAACGGCGATCCGGTGGGGGAGCTCGCCGCGGAGTTCGCGACCCCTCCGGCGCGGCAGCAGCTCTCGTTGGCCGGCGTCCTGGGCGGCGAGGAGGGCGACCTCCGGGCGCTCCTGCGCGGCAGTCCGCTTCTACGTCCCAAAGTGGACGGCCTGAAACGAAATGTCGCGGTGGCGATGGGAAATCGGCGCGATCCGGGATATATTGCGTCTCTGGCCGAGGCGCTCGAGAGCGGCTCACCCGTAGTCCGCAGGCACAGCGCCTGGGCTCTGGGGGAGATCGGCACAGTGGAGGCGAAGGAAATCCTGCAGCGAGCCCTCGAAGGCGAGGCGGATCCGGTCCAGCGTTTCGAGCTGGAAACGGCCCTCGGCCCCCTTTGA
- the scpB gene encoding SMC-Scp complex subunit ScpB: protein MISRADLEAALEAVLFAAAQPVPVDRLAGLFEGVSAEDLDAALTALRARYQPEPGRGLFIEEVAGGLRIVTAAEYHPYLKKFFDAAGGNKLSMAAIETLAIVAYRQPVTAPEVQEMRGKQSQAVIRNLLEKRLLRISGRKEVVGRPFLYSTTREFLMHFGLKGLGELPPLEEFEETFGSEPVEAIEVPDSTAATETMEAHEPAESDSAAAFEVESLSPEES, encoded by the coding sequence ATGATCAGTCGAGCCGATCTCGAGGCCGCCCTGGAGGCGGTGCTGTTCGCAGCCGCCCAGCCGGTGCCCGTCGACCGCCTGGCCGGCCTCTTCGAAGGTGTCTCGGCGGAGGATCTCGACGCCGCTCTGACCGCGCTGCGGGCGCGCTATCAACCGGAGCCGGGACGGGGCCTGTTCATCGAAGAGGTCGCCGGCGGACTTCGCATCGTGACGGCGGCGGAGTACCATCCCTATCTCAAGAAGTTCTTCGACGCCGCCGGCGGCAACAAGCTCTCGATGGCGGCGATCGAGACCCTGGCGATCGTCGCCTACCGCCAGCCGGTGACGGCGCCGGAGGTGCAGGAGATGCGCGGCAAGCAGTCCCAGGCCGTGATCCGCAACCTGCTGGAGAAGCGCCTGCTCCGGATCTCGGGGAGGAAGGAAGTGGTCGGCCGGCCCTTCCTGTATTCGACCACGCGGGAATTCCTCATGCATTTCGGCCTGAAGGGCCTGGGTGAGCTGCCGCCTCTCGAGGAGTTCGAGGAGACGTTCGGCAGCGAGCCGGTCGAAGCGATCGAAGTTCCCGATTCGACCGCTGCGACGGAGACGATGGAAGCGCATGAGCCCGCCGAATCCGATTCGGCGGCAGCGTTCGAAGTGGAGTCTTTAAGTCCGGAGGAATCGTGA
- a CDS encoding 30S ribosomal protein S1: MSLGKQRAEIDEEMSAEDQRAYEQFIGLYDQSMKNLAEGEIVKGRVVTITNNSVVIDVGYKSEGLIPVAEFHNEEGKLTVAVGDDVEVLLEKTEDLEGHILLSYAKAARMRVWTDVENSFKEGRIIKGRVIDRIKGGLTVDVGVRAFLPGSLADIKPVKNLESLKGRDLEFKVISLDRRRNNIVLSRKAVLEKEYERKKGETLERLQEGERLKGVVKNITDYGVFVDLGGIDGLLHITDISWGRVNHPSEHFNVGDEVDVIVLKFDRESERVSLGYKQRQEDPWIHVDQKFPVGARVEGKVVSLVDYGAFVELEEGVEGLVHVSEMSWTKKVVSPAKLLVPGQQLAAIVTELDLGQRRISLSLRQIERNPWEGLSNLFPVGSIIDGRVRNLTEFGAFVEITEEIDGLVHVSDMSWTKRIKHPSEVLKKGDTVRARITNIDVDNQRVSLSIKEFLPNEWQEFVENNRVGDIVTGRVVNVTDFGLFIDIFDGLEGLAHISEIDFAGGKLESTFPVGKWVRARILRIEQDEKKVGLTIRGVSQPSDEEVAELEASVAAKTVEPTEPTEPAESDGEAS, from the coding sequence ATGAGCTTGGGCAAGCAGCGCGCGGAAATCGATGAGGAGATGAGCGCCGAGGACCAGCGCGCTTACGAGCAGTTCATCGGACTGTACGACCAGAGCATGAAGAACCTCGCCGAAGGCGAGATCGTCAAGGGCCGGGTCGTCACGATCACCAACAACTCCGTGGTGATCGACGTCGGCTACAAGTCGGAAGGCCTGATCCCCGTCGCCGAGTTCCACAACGAAGAGGGCAAGCTGACCGTCGCGGTCGGCGATGACGTCGAGGTGCTCCTCGAGAAGACCGAGGACCTCGAAGGCCACATCCTGCTGTCCTACGCCAAGGCGGCGCGCATGCGCGTCTGGACCGACGTGGAGAACAGCTTCAAGGAGGGCCGGATCATCAAGGGCCGGGTCATCGATCGCATCAAGGGCGGCCTGACGGTCGACGTCGGCGTCCGCGCCTTCCTGCCGGGATCGCTCGCCGACATCAAGCCGGTGAAGAACCTGGAGAGCCTCAAGGGCCGCGATCTCGAGTTCAAGGTCATCAGCCTCGACCGTCGCCGCAACAACATCGTCCTGTCGCGCAAGGCCGTCCTGGAAAAGGAGTACGAGCGCAAGAAGGGCGAGACGCTCGAGCGCCTGCAGGAGGGCGAGCGCTTGAAGGGCGTCGTCAAGAACATCACCGACTACGGCGTGTTCGTCGACCTCGGCGGCATCGACGGTCTGCTGCACATCACCGACATCTCCTGGGGCCGGGTGAACCATCCCTCGGAGCATTTCAACGTCGGTGACGAAGTGGACGTCATCGTGCTCAAGTTCGACCGCGAGTCCGAGCGCGTCTCGCTCGGCTACAAGCAGCGCCAGGAGGATCCCTGGATCCATGTCGACCAGAAGTTCCCGGTCGGTGCTCGGGTCGAGGGCAAGGTCGTGAGCCTCGTCGACTACGGCGCGTTCGTCGAGCTCGAAGAGGGTGTCGAGGGTCTCGTGCACGTCAGCGAGATGTCGTGGACGAAGAAGGTGGTCAGCCCGGCGAAGCTCCTCGTTCCCGGTCAGCAGCTCGCCGCCATCGTCACCGAGCTCGACCTCGGCCAGCGCCGCATCAGCCTCTCGCTGCGCCAGATCGAACGCAATCCCTGGGAAGGACTTTCCAACCTCTTCCCGGTGGGCTCGATCATCGACGGCCGGGTGCGCAACCTCACCGAGTTCGGCGCCTTCGTCGAGATCACCGAGGAGATCGACGGCCTGGTTCACGTCTCCGACATGAGCTGGACCAAGCGCATCAAGCACCCCAGCGAGGTCCTGAAGAAGGGCGACACCGTCCGCGCGCGCATCACCAACATCGACGTCGACAACCAGCGCGTTTCGCTGTCGATCAAGGAGTTCCTGCCGAACGAGTGGCAGGAGTTCGTCGAGAACAACCGGGTCGGCGACATCGTCACCGGCCGCGTGGTCAACGTCACGGACTTCGGTCTGTTCATCGACATCTTCGACGGCCTCGAAGGCCTCGCGCACATCAGCGAGATCGACTTCGCCGGCGGCAAGCTCGAGAGCACGTTCCCGGTCGGCAAGTGGGTCCGGGCGCGCATTCTCCGGATCGAGCAGGACGAGAAGAAGGTCGGTCTCACGATCCGCGGCGTCTCGCAGCCCTCCGACGAAGAGGTCGCCGAGCTCGAAGCGTCGGTTGCCGCCAAGACGGTCGAACCCACCGAGCCCACCGAGCCGGCGGAGTCGGATGGCGAAGCTTCCTGA
- a CDS encoding lysophospholipid acyltransferase family protein: MGGARSRREGTPADDWRIGPASLALSGLIRGLAATIDFRFHDDAAVRAWEREGRPFILAFWHRHLILMRYAYRGARMSVLVSQSWDGELTSQTLAHLGIDTCRGSSSQGGAAALRDLLRRARSGSDLAFTPDGPRGPVREVQPGVIVAAALTGFPIQPVAIAANRRKLLRSWDRMLVPLPGARVDVVYGMPLHVPPRSPVAEGALRLEQSLLALEKRAEELSGHPQGPQGPPAAESTNAVGGGGDR, from the coding sequence GTGGGAGGCGCGCGGTCCAGGCGGGAAGGTACCCCGGCGGACGACTGGAGGATCGGTCCGGCGAGTCTCGCACTCTCCGGCCTCATACGCGGCCTCGCTGCAACGATCGACTTCCGCTTCCACGACGACGCCGCCGTGCGCGCCTGGGAGCGCGAAGGACGACCTTTCATCCTCGCCTTCTGGCATCGTCACCTGATCCTGATGCGCTACGCCTATCGCGGCGCGCGGATGAGCGTCCTGGTGAGCCAGAGTTGGGATGGCGAGCTGACCTCGCAGACCCTCGCCCATCTGGGTATAGACACCTGCCGCGGTTCTTCGAGCCAGGGCGGAGCAGCGGCACTGCGCGACCTCCTGCGGCGGGCGCGCTCGGGTTCGGACCTCGCCTTCACTCCCGACGGGCCGCGCGGACCGGTGCGCGAGGTCCAGCCCGGCGTCATCGTCGCGGCCGCGCTGACCGGATTTCCGATCCAGCCGGTCGCCATCGCGGCCAACCGGCGCAAGCTCCTGCGCAGTTGGGACAGAATGCTCGTGCCGTTGCCCGGCGCGCGGGTCGACGTGGTCTACGGTATGCCGCTCCACGTGCCACCGCGGAGCCCGGTCGCCGAGGGGGCCCTGCGGCTGGAGCAGTCGCTGCTCGCCCTCGAAAAGCGGGCGGAGGAGCTCTCGGGGCATCCGCAGGGGCCGCAGGGGCCGCCGGCGGCGGAGAGCACGAACGCTGTCGGCGGTGGAGGGGATCGATGA
- a CDS encoding ABC transporter ATP-binding protein — protein MKLLGFLLPYVRKYWRWAILALGATVLYAASTVVLIQLLEPIFSEVLQIGSAEMPAGLGALLPADAKGEAAAAVPTAPDSPAGRASAPGTTAAAPADVLQEARKARVFLDRLLHDGLAWLKAAFGVAPAQVIYFIPLLFVVVFILRSFSDFLNGYAFQHLGLGATNDLRNDLYARTLAQTSRFHAEHPSGELVSRVVHDVGVLQAAVSTRLVDLVQQSVTLIGLLALLFSIQYKLALFCVVVAPAVLYPIVRFSKSMRKTSHRTQERTADLANLVSEACRGHRVVKAFGMEAFEEARFRDATRRHLRANLRGQMLSNLSGPVIESLGVVGAGVFLVFAGRAIHSQTMEPGVLVKFLIGLYAMYDPIRKLNKVNLVVQQSMAAAQRIRSLMTLPVEIQDRPGAVAVPDLAREIHFENVSFRYEEKEVLSGVELTVRRGEAVALVGPSGGGKTTLCNLVPRFFDVTSGRILIDGVDVRDIQLASLRGMIGLVTQETVLFNETVRANIAYGRQDLPLEKVREAALAAYADEFILELPEGYDTIVGEGGVRLSGGQRQRLAIARALLKNAPILILDEATSMLDTESESLVQKALGNLMRDRTTFVIAHRLTTITMVDRIFVLEAGRIVEQGSHAELLAADGLYRRLYDLQFRE, from the coding sequence TTGAAGCTCCTCGGTTTCCTGCTGCCCTATGTCCGCAAGTACTGGCGATGGGCGATTCTCGCGCTCGGCGCGACGGTGCTCTATGCCGCATCGACCGTCGTCCTGATCCAGCTGCTCGAACCGATCTTCAGCGAGGTGCTGCAGATCGGTTCGGCCGAGATGCCGGCCGGGCTCGGAGCGCTGCTGCCCGCTGACGCCAAGGGCGAGGCGGCGGCGGCCGTCCCCACCGCTCCCGACAGCCCTGCCGGCCGCGCCAGCGCCCCCGGCACGACCGCGGCCGCCCCGGCGGACGTCCTCCAGGAGGCCAGGAAGGCGCGTGTCTTTCTCGATCGGCTGCTGCACGACGGGCTCGCGTGGCTCAAGGCGGCTTTCGGCGTCGCGCCGGCGCAGGTGATCTATTTCATCCCCCTGCTGTTCGTCGTCGTCTTCATCCTGCGCAGCTTCAGTGACTTCCTGAACGGCTACGCCTTTCAGCATCTGGGCCTCGGCGCGACCAACGATCTGCGCAACGATCTCTACGCCAGGACGCTGGCGCAGACCAGCCGGTTTCACGCCGAGCACCCTTCGGGAGAGCTGGTGAGCCGCGTCGTCCACGACGTCGGCGTCCTTCAGGCGGCGGTCTCGACCCGGCTCGTCGACCTCGTGCAGCAGTCCGTGACGCTCATCGGTCTGCTCGCCCTGCTGTTTTCGATCCAGTACAAGCTGGCGCTCTTCTGCGTCGTGGTGGCGCCGGCGGTGCTCTATCCGATCGTGCGCTTCAGCAAGAGCATGCGCAAGACCAGCCACCGGACACAGGAGCGCACCGCCGACCTCGCCAACCTGGTGTCGGAGGCCTGTCGCGGGCATCGGGTCGTGAAGGCCTTCGGGATGGAGGCGTTCGAAGAGGCGCGATTCCGGGATGCGACCCGTCGCCACCTGCGCGCGAATCTGCGCGGTCAGATGCTGTCGAATCTCTCCGGGCCGGTGATCGAATCGCTGGGCGTCGTCGGCGCCGGCGTCTTCCTGGTCTTCGCCGGCCGGGCGATCCACTCCCAGACCATGGAGCCGGGCGTGCTGGTGAAGTTCCTCATCGGGCTGTATGCGATGTACGACCCGATCCGAAAGCTCAACAAGGTCAATCTGGTGGTGCAGCAGTCGATGGCCGCGGCGCAGCGCATCCGGAGTCTCATGACCCTGCCGGTCGAGATCCAGGACCGGCCGGGCGCAGTCGCTGTGCCCGATCTCGCGCGCGAGATCCACTTCGAGAACGTGTCGTTCCGCTACGAGGAGAAGGAGGTCCTCTCCGGCGTCGAGCTCACGGTCCGGCGCGGTGAAGCGGTGGCGCTGGTGGGTCCGTCCGGCGGCGGCAAGACCACGCTCTGCAACCTCGTGCCGCGGTTTTTCGACGTGACGAGCGGCCGGATCCTGATCGATGGCGTGGACGTGCGCGACATCCAGCTCGCGAGCCTGCGCGGCATGATCGGTCTGGTGACCCAGGAGACCGTGCTGTTCAACGAGACGGTGCGCGCCAATATCGCCTATGGGCGGCAGGATCTGCCGCTCGAGAAGGTGCGCGAGGCGGCTCTCGCCGCCTACGCCGACGAGTTCATCCTCGAGCTGCCCGAGGGCTACGACACGATCGTCGGCGAGGGCGGCGTTCGCCTCTCGGGCGGCCAGCGCCAGCGGCTCGCGATCGCCCGCGCCTTGCTCAAGAACGCGCCGATCCTCATCCTCGACGAGGCGACTTCGATGCTCGACACCGAGTCCGAGTCGCTGGTGCAGAAGGCGCTCGGGAACCTCATGCGCGACCGGACGACCTTCGTCATCGCCCACCGGCTGACGACCATCACCATGGTGGACCGGATCTTCGTGCTCGAGGCCGGGCGAATCGTCGAGCAGGGGAGCCATGCGGAGCTGCTGGCCGCCGACGGCCTCTATCGGCGCCTCTACGATCTGCAGTTCAGGGAGTGA
- a CDS encoding Glu/Leu/Phe/Val dehydrogenase, translated as MDAFAEMKEMGHERVLLCSNREVGLEAIIAIHSTVLGPGLGGTRMWPYESFDAAMTDALRLSRGMTYKAAAAGINLGGAKAVIIGDPKKDKSEALFRAFGRFVGSLGGHYITAEDVGTNTSDMELIAQETAWVTGVAPELGGGGDPSPVTALGVLQGIKAAAETLWGSTELGARTVAIQGLGNVGGYLAGYLKDEGARIVGCDIDRDAIAEARELGVEIVEPEAIYDVDCDIFAPCALGAILNDDTLPRLKAKAVAGGANNQLADAARHGAEIDSRGILYAPDFVINAGGLINVFQEFIGYDQDRALRRARGIFDNVLRVFAIAKRDGIPTSVAADRMAEARIADVKLLGPRHWERAVLERLAQQG; from the coding sequence ATGGACGCTTTCGCCGAGATGAAGGAGATGGGGCACGAGCGCGTGCTGCTGTGCTCGAACCGGGAAGTCGGCCTCGAGGCGATCATCGCCATCCACTCGACCGTGCTCGGCCCGGGCCTGGGCGGCACGCGGATGTGGCCCTACGAGAGCTTCGACGCCGCCATGACCGACGCGCTCCGGCTGTCGCGCGGCATGACCTACAAGGCCGCGGCGGCCGGGATCAACCTCGGCGGGGCCAAGGCGGTCATCATCGGCGACCCAAAGAAGGACAAGTCGGAGGCCCTCTTCCGCGCCTTCGGGCGTTTCGTCGGCTCGCTCGGCGGCCACTACATCACCGCCGAGGACGTCGGCACCAACACCTCCGACATGGAGCTCATCGCGCAGGAGACCGCGTGGGTGACCGGCGTCGCGCCCGAGCTCGGCGGCGGTGGAGACCCCTCGCCGGTGACCGCGCTGGGCGTCCTGCAGGGGATCAAGGCTGCGGCCGAGACCCTCTGGGGATCGACGGAGCTCGGCGCGCGCACCGTCGCGATCCAGGGGCTCGGCAACGTCGGCGGCTACCTCGCGGGCTACCTCAAGGACGAGGGCGCGCGGATCGTGGGCTGCGACATCGACCGCGACGCCATCGCCGAGGCCCGGGAACTGGGGGTCGAGATCGTCGAGCCGGAGGCGATCTACGACGTCGACTGCGACATCTTCGCCCCCTGCGCGCTGGGCGCGATCCTCAACGACGACACCCTCCCCCGCCTCAAGGCGAAGGCGGTCGCGGGCGGCGCCAACAATCAGCTGGCCGACGCCGCCCGGCATGGCGCCGAGATCGACTCCCGCGGGATCCTCTATGCGCCCGACTTCGTGATCAACGCCGGCGGCCTGATCAACGTCTTCCAGGAGTTCATCGGCTACGACCAGGACCGCGCCCTGCGCCGGGCGCGCGGCATCTTCGACAACGTCCTGCGGGTCTTCGCGATCGCAAAGCGCGACGGCATCCCGACCTCCGTCGCTGCCGACCGCATGGCCGAGGCAAGGATCGCCGACGTGAAGCTGCTCGGACCGCGGCACTGGGAGCGTGCCGTGCTCGAGCGGCTCGCCCAGCAGGGCTGA
- the lpxB gene encoding lipid-A-disaccharide synthase: MSAGDLLVVAGEASGDQHGARMLRELKRLRPGLRAFGLGSDQLRAEGVELVADSREISVVGISEALGILPRAREIQDLLVAACERRRPTVAVLIDFPEFNLRLARKLKWLGIPVVYYISPQVWAWRKGRVRAISELVDRMLVLFAFEADFYRHHRVPVTHVGHPLVDEIPALAGAWDSPPGARPSGPPARFQLALMPGSRRSEIRALLPRMLAASRALQRQAEVEAVLIQAPSVTAEFLAPFLAAHEAETGKPLTVVRADRFEAIAASHLALCASGTATLEVGLLGTPMLVLYRLGAWSYLLARALVRLPHFSLVNLVLGRGAVPELMQGATAPENIAARALELLQSPARIATMRRDLAALRPALGRSGASQRAAREVAAFLPEKRTAASETTDPVLPAGFVGANGALAGTGARRASRTAASRRGSA, translated from the coding sequence ATGAGCGCCGGCGACCTCTTGGTGGTCGCCGGGGAGGCCTCAGGGGATCAACACGGCGCGAGGATGCTGCGCGAGCTCAAGCGCCTGCGTCCCGGCCTGCGGGCGTTCGGCCTCGGCTCCGACCAGTTGCGGGCGGAGGGTGTCGAGCTCGTCGCCGACAGCCGTGAGATCTCGGTCGTGGGCATCTCGGAGGCGCTCGGCATCCTGCCGCGCGCCAGGGAGATCCAGGATCTGCTGGTCGCGGCCTGTGAAAGGCGCCGGCCGACCGTCGCCGTCCTGATCGACTTCCCGGAGTTCAATCTGCGGCTCGCCCGCAAGCTCAAGTGGCTCGGGATCCCGGTCGTCTACTACATCAGTCCGCAGGTCTGGGCCTGGCGAAAGGGCCGCGTCCGCGCCATTTCTGAGCTCGTGGACCGCATGCTCGTCCTCTTCGCGTTCGAGGCAGACTTCTACCGTCACCATCGGGTTCCCGTGACCCATGTCGGGCATCCGCTCGTGGACGAGATCCCGGCGCTCGCCGGAGCCTGGGACAGCCCTCCGGGGGCGCGGCCCTCCGGCCCGCCCGCCCGGTTCCAGTTGGCCCTCATGCCGGGTTCGCGCCGCAGCGAGATCCGGGCGCTGCTGCCGCGTATGCTCGCCGCCAGCCGCGCGCTGCAGCGCCAGGCCGAGGTCGAGGCGGTGCTGATCCAGGCGCCTTCCGTCACGGCGGAGTTCCTCGCTCCATTCCTGGCCGCCCACGAGGCCGAGACCGGGAAGCCGCTCACCGTGGTCCGCGCGGACCGATTCGAGGCGATCGCCGCTTCGCATCTGGCGCTCTGCGCTTCGGGTACGGCGACGCTGGAGGTGGGCCTCCTGGGAACCCCGATGCTGGTGCTCTACCGGCTCGGAGCCTGGAGCTACCTGCTGGCGCGCGCCCTCGTGCGCCTGCCGCATTTCAGTCTCGTCAACCTGGTGCTCGGGCGCGGCGCCGTTCCCGAGCTGATGCAGGGCGCGACCGCGCCCGAGAACATCGCGGCGCGTGCCCTCGAGCTCCTGCAGTCGCCCGCCCGCATCGCGACGATGCGCCGCGACCTCGCCGCGCTCCGGCCGGCCCTGGGGCGCTCCGGCGCCAGCCAGCGCGCCGCCCGCGAGGTGGCGGCCTTCCTGCCCGAGAAGCGCACAGCCGCCAGCGAGACCACGGATCCCGTGCTTCCTGCCGGATTCGTCGGGGCGAACGGCGCGCTCGCCGGGACGGGAGCCCGCCGAGCGAGTCGCACGGCCGCCTCCCGCCGGGGCAGCGCTTGA
- a CDS encoding integration host factor subunit beta: MAKLPEPVKGQPVEPANDGLTKADLVEEVARTAQLTKKQAEGIVNLVFQTIIDSLREGSKIELRGFGSFRIRNRGARLGRNPKTGERVEVPPKRIPYFKPGKELKEQLNQSAS, from the coding sequence ATGGCGAAGCTTCCTGAGCCGGTAAAGGGGCAGCCCGTGGAGCCGGCGAACGATGGACTCACCAAGGCGGATCTCGTCGAAGAAGTGGCGAGGACCGCGCAGTTGACCAAGAAGCAGGCCGAGGGGATCGTCAATCTCGTTTTTCAGACGATCATCGACTCGCTTCGGGAGGGGTCCAAGATCGAGCTCCGCGGGTTCGGCAGCTTCCGGATCCGCAACCGCGGCGCGCGGCTCGGGAGGAATCCAAAGACGGGGGAGCGGGTGGAAGTCCCGCCGAAGCGGATTCCCTACTTCAAACCGGGCAAGGAGCTCAAAGAGCAGCTCAATCAGTCGGCTTCCTGA
- a CDS encoding pseudouridine synthase, giving the protein MTAERLQKILARAGVAARRKAENLITEGRVTVNGKVAVLGEKADPAVDSIKVDDKRIQAATSQRYLLLNKPRGYLTAVEDEAGRPTVMQLVPQHWRKALIPVGRLDYQTEGLLLLTDDGEFAQRISHPRYGCHKTYEVKVKGTPEEADLDRLRKGIVIEGKRTSPCRITWMKSTGSRDEEGGNTWFAVELSEGRTRQVREMFFRIAHPVQKLRRVAIGPLRDTELPVGALRELSDRELALLRKATEKVVAKATKPRAAKRLPAGLSERSTGTERPARAERPVRAERAERPVRPFRPQRTARVESPEADSRPARPFRADGAARPARPERPARAERPERAARATRAERPAAADRPSRKPRPAGSSRPDGARPPGRGRPAPGGKPRTSRPR; this is encoded by the coding sequence GTGACCGCAGAGAGGTTGCAGAAGATCCTGGCGAGAGCCGGTGTCGCCGCCCGCAGGAAAGCCGAGAACCTGATCACCGAAGGCCGGGTGACCGTCAACGGCAAGGTCGCCGTGCTCGGTGAGAAGGCCGATCCGGCCGTCGACTCGATCAAGGTGGACGACAAGCGCATCCAGGCCGCCACGTCGCAGCGGTATCTCCTCCTCAACAAGCCGCGCGGTTACCTGACCGCGGTCGAGGACGAGGCCGGCCGGCCGACGGTCATGCAGCTCGTGCCGCAGCACTGGCGCAAGGCCCTGATTCCCGTCGGTCGCCTCGACTACCAGACCGAGGGGCTCCTGCTGCTCACCGACGACGGTGAGTTCGCCCAGCGCATCTCCCATCCGCGCTACGGTTGCCACAAGACCTACGAGGTGAAGGTCAAGGGAACGCCCGAAGAGGCCGACCTCGACCGCCTGCGCAAGGGGATCGTCATCGAAGGCAAGCGGACCTCCCCCTGCCGGATCACCTGGATGAAGAGCACCGGCAGCCGCGACGAGGAGGGGGGCAACACCTGGTTCGCCGTCGAGCTCTCCGAAGGCCGCACCCGCCAGGTGCGCGAGATGTTCTTCCGCATCGCGCATCCGGTGCAGAAGCTGCGCCGGGTCGCGATCGGCCCGCTGCGCGACACCGAGCTGCCGGTGGGAGCGCTGCGCGAGCTCTCCGATCGCGAGCTCGCCTTGCTGCGCAAGGCGACCGAAAAGGTGGTGGCGAAGGCGACCAAACCGCGCGCCGCCAAGCGTCTGCCGGCCGGACTCTCCGAGCGGTCCACCGGCACCGAGCGGCCGGCGCGAGCCGAGCGCCCGGTGCGCGCGGAGCGCGCCGAGCGGCCGGTGCGTCCGTTCCGGCCCCAGCGCACGGCGCGCGTCGAGAGCCCCGAAGCGGACTCCCGTCCGGCGCGCCCGTTCCGCGCCGACGGTGCGGCGCGGCCCGCGCGGCCTGAACGTCCGGCACGCGCCGAGAGACCCGAACGAGCGGCGCGCGCGACCCGGGCGGAGCGCCCGGCTGCGGCCGACCGCCCGTCGCGCAAGCCACGGCCGGCCGGCTCGTCCCGTCCCGATGGCGCACGTCCCCCCGGTCGTGGGCGACCGGCCCCCGGCGGAAAACCGCGGACCTCGCGCCCGCGGTGA
- a CDS encoding (d)CMP kinase: protein MPLVVVAIDGPAGVGKSTVARRLAARLAVPYVDTGAMYRATALHLADHGIDPEDRAAVATAVESMPLRLVLLAGGAQVELGGERPGERLRRPDVAALTSRIAVHPEVRQRLVALQQEFVRRHGGVMEGRDIGTVVAPETPFKFYLDADPGVRAERRHAELVGKRGGPEPGPEPGEVARELAERDARDSSRSTSPLQAAPDACRIDTGSLDPEAVVEVMLGEIQRRAARG, encoded by the coding sequence ATGCCGCTCGTCGTGGTCGCGATCGACGGCCCGGCCGGGGTGGGAAAGAGCACCGTGGCCCGCCGCCTCGCGGCGCGCCTCGCGGTGCCGTACGTCGACACCGGCGCGATGTACCGGGCGACGGCGCTGCACCTTGCCGACCATGGGATCGATCCGGAAGACCGCGCGGCGGTTGCGACGGCGGTCGAGTCGATGCCGCTCCGGCTGGTGCTGCTCGCCGGCGGGGCCCAGGTCGAGCTCGGCGGCGAGCGGCCGGGCGAGCGCCTGCGCCGGCCGGATGTCGCGGCGCTGACCTCGCGCATTGCCGTCCATCCCGAGGTCCGTCAGCGCCTGGTCGCACTGCAGCAGGAGTTCGTCCGCCGCCATGGCGGCGTGATGGAGGGTCGCGACATCGGCACGGTGGTCGCGCCGGAGACACCGTTCAAGTTCTACCTCGATGCCGACCCGGGGGTGCGTGCCGAGCGCCGGCACGCCGAGCTGGTGGGGAAGAGGGGCGGGCCAGAGCCCGGCCCGGAGCCGGGCGAGGTCGCCCGCGAGCTCGCCGAGCGCGACGCCCGCGACAGCTCGCGCAGTACCTCGCCCCTCCAGGCGGCTCCGGACGCCTGCCGGATCGACACCGGCAGCCTCGATCCCGAAGCGGTCGTCGAGGTGATGCTGGGCGAAATCCAGCGGCGCGCGGCGCGCGGCTGA